A single Thiohalobacter thiocyanaticus DNA region contains:
- a CDS encoding Alvin_2107 family globule sulfur oxidation protein — MNPHQAYYDAVTKMEEAGVDSEFIQGWQSGYWLNPEREEQRITDAYKAGYEKGKEKDPTGFEAWVKK, encoded by the coding sequence ATGAACCCGCATCAGGCATACTATGACGCAGTGACCAAGATGGAAGAGGCTGGCGTCGACAGCGAATTCATCCAGGGCTGGCAGAGTGGCTACTGGCTGAACCCGGAGCGCGAAGAGCAGCGCATCACCGACGCCTACAAGGCCGGCTATGAGAAGGGCAAGGAAAAGGATCCGACCGGCTTCGAGGCGTGGGTCAAGAAGTAA